From the genome of Alicyclobacillus sp. SO9:
CCGGCGTCAAAATACGAGATATCAGCAAGGTCCTTGTCCAAATACGGGCTGTACTCTTCCACCCCGATGGAGACTTCGCGGATGCGGGCAGGTCCAAGTCGGGCGCCTGTTCGAAAAGACACTGTCCAGTCCATGGGCATGCCGTAAATGACAGCTTGTGCGCTGTCAAAGTCGCTTCCTGCACCGATATATACGTTCCCGCTGTAAGCAGGGTCGAAAGGGCTGTTTGCTGTCACGATTGAATCAACTCCTGGACAAATGGAGGCAATGCAAATGCAGCCTGATGGACCTCCGTTGAGTAATACTTCGTACCTGCTACTCTGCAGGCAGAGGCTTGATGGGGGTCGTACTGCTTACTGCCCATGGTGAAACTCCACATGCCTGTGGGATACGTCGGGATGTAGGCCAAATACAAATATGAGTTTTTAAACACTTCACCGATGTCCCGAGAGGTTTTCTGGATCAGATTTGCATTCATAAACGGTGACTCTGTCTGTGCCACCATTATGCCGTCTGGTTTCAAGGCACGGTGCACCGCGTGGTAGAAATCTTTGGCGAATAAGCCTACTGCGGGACCGACGGGATCGGTGGAATCAACCAGGATGACATCGAACTCCCCAGCATGGTCGTTCACGTATTGAATTCCATCCGTCACCTGCACATCCACACGCGGGTCGGACAAACCGCTGGCAATGCCGGGAAAGTACTCCTTGGACGCCGCAACGACGCGCCCGTCGATTTCCGCCAGAACGGCTCTTTCAACGGACTCGTGCTTCAGAATTTCGCGGATAGCACCGCCGTCGCCGCCGCCAATCACCAATACGTTTTTGGGATTTGCATGCGTGTGCAGCGCCACATGGCTAATCATTTCGTGGTAGACAAACTCATCCCTGTCTGTCGTCATGACGCAGCCGTCAAGCACGAGCAACTTGCCGTACTCTGCAGTTTCGTATACATCGAGGGATTGAAACTCCGTCTGCTCGCTGTGAAGGGTTTTATTTATCCTTAATCCTAGTTTCAAGTTTGAATTCTGCTGCTCTGTAAACCAAAGTTCAGATCTTGTCATCCGTACTCCTCCTGTCCTCGCATGGACCAGACAACAACTTGTCCATGGGGTTCCCGTATTATACCAAACCTGCATGAGATAAGTCGCTGCGGACATACTATTCCCGGATTACCAACACAGGGGGTCGCATTCCGATGTCTTCCAATCAGCCTGCCATGAATCCTTCTTTACCCAAGCCAAAGCATTGGTGGAAGCACAGCAAAGTCCGCAACTGGATTGTGTTCCCGCTCCTCGCAGGATTTGCTGGAGCAGCCGTAATTATTACCAGTCTACGCATCACACCGTTACCGTCGGTGGGA
Proteins encoded in this window:
- the speE gene encoding polyamine aminopropyltransferase; protein product: MTRSELWFTEQQNSNLKLGLRINKTLHSEQTEFQSLDVYETAEYGKLLVLDGCVMTTDRDEFVYHEMISHVALHTHANPKNVLVIGGGDGGAIREILKHESVERAVLAEIDGRVVAASKEYFPGIASGLSDPRVDVQVTDGIQYVNDHAGEFDVILVDSTDPVGPAVGLFAKDFYHAVHRALKPDGIMVAQTESPFMNANLIQKTSRDIGEVFKNSYLYLAYIPTYPTGMWSFTMGSKQYDPHQASACRVAGTKYYSTEVHQAAFALPPFVQELIQS